A stretch of the Gossypium hirsutum isolate 1008001.06 chromosome D07, Gossypium_hirsutum_v2.1, whole genome shotgun sequence genome encodes the following:
- the LOC107954172 gene encoding cyclin-dependent protein kinase inhibitor SMR2 isoform X1, which translates to MSKDRHESILQESPQELKQQQRKQDEEDEEKEKGIGKDDDDEEEVTVTSRKLDDDEDEGEECKTPSSRDHKIPAIQSCPPTPRKKPMMRMKRKVSELQFFETTRSEEHSAGHTLRPRQSWSRVAAIFIMRGENCTLTSQSLSIISQTITSILVRLLISPMASKLSVSTTNC; encoded by the exons ATGTCCAAGGATCGCCATGAAAGTATTCTTCAAGAAAGTCCTCAAGAACTTAAGCAACAACAACGAAAGCAAGATGAAGAAgacgaagaaaaagaaaaagggattggaaaagatgatgatgatgaagaagaagtaACTGTGACCTCGAGAAAATtagatgatgatgaagatgaaggCGAAGAGTGTAAAACGCCAAGTTCGAGAGATCACAAGATACCAGCGATTCAAAGTTGCCCACCGACACCCAGGAAGAAACCAATGATGAGGATGAAGAGAAAAGTATCAGAGTTGCAGTTCTTTGAAACTACAAGAAGTGAAGAG CATTCTGCAGGTCACACTCTAAGACCCAGGCAATCTTGGAGCAGAGTTGCAGCCATATTCATTATGCGAGGTGAAAACTGTACTCTAACCTCCCAATCTCTGTCCATCATTTCCCAGACCATTACATCCATTCTGGTGCGATTATTGATCAGTCCCATGGCCTCCAAACTGTCCGTTTCAACAACCAACTGTTGA
- the LOC107954172 gene encoding cyclin-dependent protein kinase inhibitor SMR2 isoform X3, translated as MSKDRHESILQESPQELKQQQRKQDEEDEEKEKGIGKDDDDEEEVTVTSRKLDDDEDEGEECKTPSSRDHKIPAIQSCPPTPRKKPMMRMKRKVSELQFFETTRSEEVTL; from the exons ATGTCCAAGGATCGCCATGAAAGTATTCTTCAAGAAAGTCCTCAAGAACTTAAGCAACAACAACGAAAGCAAGATGAAGAAgacgaagaaaaagaaaaagggattggaaaagatgatgatgatgaagaagaagtaACTGTGACCTCGAGAAAATtagatgatgatgaagatgaaggCGAAGAGTGTAAAACGCCAAGTTCGAGAGATCACAAGATACCAGCGATTCAAAGTTGCCCACCGACACCCAGGAAGAAACCAATGATGAGGATGAAGAGAAAAGTATCAGAGTTGCAGTTCTTTGAAACTACAAGAAGTGAAGAG GTCACACTCTAA
- the LOC107954172 gene encoding cyclin-dependent protein kinase inhibitor SMR2 isoform X2, with amino-acid sequence MSKDRHESILQESPQELKQQQRKQDEEDEEKEKGIGKDDDDEEEVTVTSRKLDDDEDEGEECKTPSSRDHKIPAIQSCPPTPRKKPMMRMKRKVSELQFFETTRSEEVAFCRSHSKTQAILEQSCSHIHYAR; translated from the exons ATGTCCAAGGATCGCCATGAAAGTATTCTTCAAGAAAGTCCTCAAGAACTTAAGCAACAACAACGAAAGCAAGATGAAGAAgacgaagaaaaagaaaaagggattggaaaagatgatgatgatgaagaagaagtaACTGTGACCTCGAGAAAATtagatgatgatgaagatgaaggCGAAGAGTGTAAAACGCCAAGTTCGAGAGATCACAAGATACCAGCGATTCAAAGTTGCCCACCGACACCCAGGAAGAAACCAATGATGAGGATGAAGAGAAAAGTATCAGAGTTGCAGTTCTTTGAAACTACAAGAAGTGAAGAG GTAGCATTCTGCAGGTCACACTCTAAGACCCAGGCAATCTTGGAGCAGAGTTGCAGCCATATTCATTATGCGAGGTGA